Proteins encoded together in one Planctopirus ephydatiae window:
- a CDS encoding outer membrane protein assembly factor BamB family protein — MKNCLHPIFDYAGYLFSAKSICLGFLGFICISASALGAESPNNSLFRDSKLRDRVVAWERVADVAAAGQRVELLLNVLSWPHDAFERLPDGNFGSVKAWAVSQFKNLSAAELADYRQQWAARAADELRQLNDHEDRELYLLKVSRSFPLLPEGQGAALEAARRLLEAGDFDLAARVGTVFFRAPGDRKETSDHADVLQNILLKLQSHGFRTGSVQSVTSNKNSAISQLIEWNRRLSLSLNAQGEPVRDWLSIRGSVSRSRKQPGSLPAPRSSWSLSLIERTPTELLGGYLDRWAMQQRDADRLANTSQYALIVGDQILLRDSQGVVCLNLDGTRAWEWSSASSLGKLFQDLENISGRKGMNLPTISSVIEPQEFVGANTLQGIMASDQRRLYLVDQLSFSSPRGAASQQFRQFGEARLVGRATNRLVALDLWSQNDAQRVAWAIGGKAGDTSTKDAQIASDSTSNDFDGHYFLGAPVITPSEMLVLTEFDRQIILNSIDPVTGRRLWKQPLAFADQLVSEERDRFFQACLPAVSRGIAVCPTRTGVIVTFDLATHQLLWHAREYEANSEVNGRFGNSASHRRGARGMLDGPLISGDRVVCLPDTSDFVRCFQLETGEVLWAKHRMDAEYIGAIDGQVVLVVGRQQTRGLSLNDGSELWKVNTGLPSGTGVLLGDRYVLPLDDGRFGTFEIGTGVYRTHNLQEDDSSLGNLIPAGDLVLSIGLKELKAFPQAQARLSALDRESQEAVSNNAERDLERAELEAVLGRADRVEAAVMLALRGSLSTASRERAQRLLRSTLSQQLYEGKRSSKEILALLRPMALSPSDRLHDVAWLSKISLDEGDRQTLEQALDILMNLPEEALTLAPGENVLQVSATAWLQRLAEVISGTGESRTTLKSPALQAMLSECLDRWAQKATDAALMDFSRRWLAIAGEHTERAKVVAQLADRLMIQGDLHAAECLLKAEFTHNATAVNARHLSSLYELAGYPASARQIERQFSQTGDSLRMPLKNVTLSGKKSIKDASHQDVQEVRISVRNGQGLGSAQLEWNGLPASVNSPQYEVLKSPYLENRRRSFPPAGFPVDSLVTGDEQASRLMLFDKSTGGNSRWTTIEGRYSAPSAGSQAFYGHTATMAWAGGISLLSLLQQGDDGLVWKCRLPDRKGQSVTPAYGPAGASFLTIQSQQRLYMIDPATGLVTWRRDDLEPLSGLQADLSSGIFGDDRVLVVRGTDRLSYTLLETATGQKLETGRIEQELRQPSFLFGRKLFCVVSTREQGTWLRLWDPIGQQIQINEPAGERVLFNRISEHEIALINAQKELKIYDVRGPVLKSTIPLSKGEFEGIVQIRGFVDRERYYVNFGRSMIVVTSLHHNNQMNDGYIPAIGLRDDLMAIDRQTGESLWVRAVPNRSVLNPPEMPDDLLVLASRVRDRDDGNLEWLLVEVLDARTGATLAIKDNIRLKFGIFLPDRNGGSSENDRLITSFHHVDQQKLTLYGVDKTIEIDYRRLKANGSESLLPSR, encoded by the coding sequence ATGAAAAATTGTTTACATCCAATCTTTGACTACGCAGGTTACCTTTTCTCGGCAAAGAGTATTTGCCTGGGATTTCTTGGGTTCATCTGCATCTCTGCTTCCGCTCTTGGTGCCGAGTCTCCCAACAATTCTCTGTTTCGCGATAGCAAGCTGAGAGATCGTGTGGTTGCCTGGGAGCGCGTGGCCGATGTCGCCGCTGCAGGTCAACGTGTTGAACTGCTCCTGAATGTCCTCTCGTGGCCACATGATGCCTTTGAACGTCTTCCCGATGGAAATTTTGGTTCGGTCAAAGCGTGGGCCGTTTCTCAGTTCAAAAATCTTTCAGCAGCCGAGCTGGCAGATTATCGCCAGCAATGGGCAGCTCGTGCTGCTGATGAACTGCGTCAACTGAATGATCATGAAGACCGAGAACTTTACCTTTTAAAGGTATCCCGAAGTTTTCCATTACTTCCTGAAGGCCAGGGGGCTGCCTTGGAGGCAGCCAGACGACTCCTGGAAGCTGGCGATTTTGATCTTGCCGCGAGAGTCGGGACTGTTTTTTTCCGTGCGCCCGGTGACAGAAAGGAAACTTCTGATCACGCCGATGTATTGCAAAACATTCTATTGAAACTTCAGTCGCATGGGTTTCGAACGGGCTCTGTTCAATCGGTGACGAGCAACAAAAATTCGGCCATCAGTCAGTTGATTGAATGGAACCGCAGGCTCTCCTTGTCGTTAAACGCACAAGGCGAGCCTGTTCGGGATTGGCTGTCGATTCGTGGCTCTGTTTCCCGCAGTCGCAAACAGCCGGGAAGTCTGCCAGCACCGCGTTCGTCCTGGAGTCTGTCTCTTATTGAGAGAACTCCGACGGAACTTCTGGGTGGATATCTGGATCGCTGGGCCATGCAGCAGCGGGATGCTGATCGACTGGCGAACACATCTCAGTACGCCCTGATAGTCGGTGATCAGATACTTCTCCGAGATTCTCAGGGGGTGGTGTGTCTCAATCTGGATGGCACCAGAGCCTGGGAGTGGTCTTCGGCTTCCAGTCTGGGGAAGTTGTTTCAGGATCTGGAGAATATTTCCGGTCGGAAGGGGATGAACCTGCCGACGATTTCGTCAGTTATTGAGCCTCAAGAATTTGTCGGTGCCAACACCCTGCAAGGGATCATGGCTTCGGACCAAAGGCGTCTGTATCTGGTTGATCAATTGAGCTTTAGTTCGCCGCGCGGCGCTGCCTCCCAGCAGTTTCGTCAGTTCGGTGAAGCGAGGCTGGTTGGCCGCGCCACAAATCGACTGGTGGCCTTGGATCTTTGGTCTCAAAATGATGCGCAGCGTGTGGCTTGGGCGATTGGTGGTAAAGCCGGCGATACCTCAACCAAAGATGCTCAAATTGCCAGCGATTCGACGAGTAATGACTTTGACGGACATTATTTTCTCGGGGCGCCGGTGATTACACCAAGTGAAATGCTGGTCCTGACTGAGTTTGATCGGCAGATCATTCTGAACAGTATCGATCCCGTGACGGGGCGAAGGCTCTGGAAGCAGCCACTGGCATTTGCTGATCAACTCGTGAGCGAAGAGCGAGATCGTTTTTTTCAGGCGTGCCTGCCTGCTGTCAGTCGGGGGATTGCTGTTTGCCCCACTCGAACGGGAGTGATTGTCACTTTCGATCTGGCGACACATCAACTGCTGTGGCACGCGAGGGAATATGAAGCGAATTCCGAAGTGAACGGCCGCTTCGGGAATTCGGCCAGCCACCGCCGTGGTGCCAGAGGCATGCTGGATGGCCCCCTGATTTCCGGCGATCGAGTGGTCTGCCTTCCGGACACTTCAGATTTTGTCCGCTGTTTCCAACTGGAGACTGGTGAAGTTTTATGGGCCAAGCACCGGATGGATGCGGAGTACATCGGGGCCATCGATGGTCAGGTTGTGCTGGTGGTCGGCAGGCAGCAGACTCGCGGTCTCAGTCTGAATGACGGGAGCGAGCTCTGGAAAGTGAATACGGGTTTACCCAGCGGCACTGGAGTTCTCCTGGGGGATCGGTATGTCTTGCCGCTGGATGATGGGCGGTTTGGTACATTTGAAATTGGTACAGGAGTCTATCGCACTCACAATCTCCAAGAAGATGATTCTAGCTTAGGGAATCTGATTCCTGCAGGAGATCTGGTTTTATCCATTGGTCTGAAAGAGCTGAAAGCTTTCCCACAGGCTCAGGCGAGGCTTTCGGCTTTAGACCGAGAGTCGCAAGAGGCTGTCAGCAATAATGCAGAAAGAGACCTCGAACGTGCGGAACTGGAGGCAGTTCTTGGTCGGGCAGATCGTGTGGAGGCGGCCGTCATGCTGGCCTTGCGGGGTTCACTCTCGACCGCCAGTCGCGAGCGAGCTCAAAGACTCTTAAGAAGCACGTTGAGCCAGCAGTTGTACGAAGGCAAACGAAGCTCCAAAGAGATTCTGGCTTTGTTGCGTCCAATGGCATTGTCGCCCAGTGATCGACTGCATGACGTGGCGTGGCTTTCAAAGATCAGCCTCGATGAAGGAGACCGCCAGACGCTCGAGCAGGCTCTCGATATTCTCATGAACCTTCCCGAGGAGGCACTGACGTTAGCCCCGGGCGAGAACGTCCTGCAGGTCTCTGCCACAGCCTGGCTGCAGCGATTGGCAGAAGTCATTTCGGGAACTGGCGAATCCCGAACAACTTTGAAAAGCCCGGCACTTCAAGCCATGCTTTCGGAATGTCTCGATCGCTGGGCACAAAAGGCCACTGATGCCGCCTTGATGGATTTTTCCCGAAGATGGCTGGCCATTGCCGGAGAACATACCGAACGCGCCAAGGTGGTCGCTCAATTGGCAGATCGACTGATGATTCAGGGAGATCTGCATGCTGCGGAATGTCTTTTGAAAGCCGAGTTCACTCACAACGCGACAGCAGTCAATGCTCGTCACTTATCAAGTCTGTACGAATTAGCGGGGTATCCCGCGAGTGCCAGGCAAATTGAAAGGCAGTTCTCGCAGACTGGCGATTCATTGCGCATGCCGCTGAAAAATGTCACTTTGTCAGGAAAGAAATCGATCAAAGACGCGAGTCATCAGGACGTTCAGGAAGTACGAATCTCCGTACGAAACGGACAGGGGCTGGGGAGTGCTCAACTGGAATGGAACGGGCTCCCTGCCAGTGTGAACTCGCCTCAATATGAGGTGCTGAAGAGCCCGTATCTGGAAAATCGCCGGCGCTCATTTCCTCCCGCCGGCTTTCCTGTGGATTCATTGGTGACCGGTGATGAACAGGCATCGCGGCTGATGCTGTTTGATAAATCGACTGGTGGAAACTCCCGCTGGACAACGATCGAAGGGCGTTATAGCGCTCCTTCGGCTGGAAGTCAGGCGTTTTATGGTCACACGGCGACGATGGCCTGGGCGGGGGGAATTTCGCTCTTGTCTTTGCTGCAGCAGGGTGATGACGGGCTGGTGTGGAAATGCCGCCTGCCTGATCGAAAAGGGCAGAGTGTCACCCCGGCTTATGGACCGGCGGGTGCTTCTTTTTTGACAATTCAAAGCCAGCAGCGCCTGTATATGATCGATCCGGCAACAGGTCTAGTAACTTGGCGTCGAGACGATCTGGAGCCTTTGAGTGGCCTGCAAGCCGATTTGAGCAGCGGGATTTTTGGCGATGATCGAGTGCTCGTCGTACGCGGGACGGATCGACTCAGTTATACCCTACTGGAGACGGCAACAGGCCAGAAGCTGGAGACTGGACGTATTGAACAGGAGTTGAGGCAACCTTCGTTTCTCTTTGGACGCAAACTGTTTTGTGTGGTCAGTACCAGAGAGCAGGGGACATGGTTGAGATTGTGGGATCCGATCGGTCAACAGATTCAGATTAACGAGCCAGCCGGCGAACGTGTGCTGTTCAATCGGATAAGCGAACATGAAATTGCTTTGATCAATGCCCAGAAAGAGCTCAAAATCTACGACGTTCGCGGCCCTGTGCTGAAAAGCACGATTCCTCTAAGCAAAGGCGAGTTTGAAGGGATTGTGCAGATCCGCGGATTTGTAGATCGAGAACGTTATTACGTCAATTTTGGCCGCAGCATGATCGTGGTGACTTCGCTGCACCACAACAATCAGATGAACGATGGCTATATTCCTGCCATTGGCCTAAGAGACGATCTCATGGCGATTGATCGACAGACGGGGGAGAGTCTCTGGGTGAGGGCTGTTCCCAATCGATCTGTACTTAACCCTCCCGAAATGCCAGACGATCTGCTCGTCCTGGCGAGTCGAGTTCGTGACCGGGATGATGGAAATCTGGAATGGCTGCTGGTGGAAGTTCTGGATGCAAGAACCGGAGCAACACTGGCCATTAAAGACAATATCCGTCTGAAGTTCGGGATATTCTTGCCGGATCGAAACGGCGGAAGTTCGGAAAATGATCGGCTGATTACCTCATTCCATCACGTCGATCAGCAGAAGTTAACGCTCTACGGGGTCGATAAGACCATC